The following proteins are encoded in a genomic region of Vibrio spartinae:
- the rpsG gene encoding 30S ribosomal protein S7, with the protein MPRRRVIGQRKILPDPKFKSELLAKFVNILMVDGKKSVAEKIVYTALDTMAEKSGKGHLSVFEEALENVRPAVEVKSRRVGGSTYQVPVEVRPVRRNALAMRWLVEAARKRGEKSMAARLAAEMLDAAENKGSAVKKREDVHRMADANKAFAHYRW; encoded by the coding sequence ATGCCACGTCGTCGCGTAATTGGTCAGCGTAAGATCCTTCCAGATCCGAAGTTCAAGTCTGAACTGCTGGCAAAATTCGTCAACATCCTTATGGTTGACGGAAAGAAATCAGTTGCAGAAAAGATTGTTTATACTGCATTAGATACTATGGCTGAGAAATCTGGTAAAGGCCACTTATCTGTATTTGAAGAAGCTCTTGAAAATGTTCGCCCAGCGGTTGAGGTTAAATCTCGTCGTGTGGGTGGTTCAACTTACCAAGTTCCTGTAGAGGTTCGTCCGGTTCGCCGTAACGCACTTGCGATGCGTTGGTTAGTTGAAGCTGCGCGTAAGCGTGGTGAGAAATCTATGGCTGCTCGTCTGGCTGCTGAAATGCTAGATGCTGCTGAAAACAAAGGCTCTGCGGTTAAGAAACGTGAAGACGTTCACCGTATGGCTGATGCAAACAAAGCGTTTGCTCATTACCGTTGGTAA
- the fusA gene encoding elongation factor G: MARKTPIERYRNIGICAHVDAGKTTTTERILFYTGLSHKIGEVHDGAATMDWMEQEQERGITITSAATTTFWRGMQAQFPDHRINIIDTPGHVDFTIEVERSLRVLDGAVVVFCGSSGVEPQSETVWRQADKYHVPRLVFVNKMDRAGADFLRVVNQIKDRLGATPVPIQLNIGAEDKFKGVIDLFKMKAINWTEEDQGMTFTYEDIPADMLELAEEWRSHMVESAAEANEELMDKYLEEGELSEDEIKLGLRTRTLNNEIVLATCGSAFKNKGVQAVLDAVIEFLPSPVDVPSIKGIDEHENDIERHADDSEPFSALAFKIATDPFVGTLTFVRVYSGVLNSGDSVYNSVKQKRERVGRIVQLHSNKREEVKEVRAGDIAAAIGLKDVTTGDTLCDQNHKVILERMEFPQPVIQIAVEPRSKADQEKMGIALGKLAAEDPSFRVETDAETGQTLISGMGELHLDIIVDRMKREFSVDCNVGKPQVAYRETIRGKAEVEGKFVRQSGGRGQYGHVWLKIEPSEPGEGFVFVDEIVGGAIPKEFINPVAKGIEEQMNNGVLAGYPVLDIKATLFDGSFHDVDSSEIAFKIAGSMAFKKGALQATPVILEPLMKVEVTTPEDWMGDVVGDLNRRRGLIEGMDDGPAGLKIMHAKVPLSEMFGYATDLRSATQGRASYSMEFSEYSEVPKNIADAIVAERG; this comes from the coding sequence GTGGCTCGTAAAACTCCTATCGAGCGCTACCGTAACATCGGTATATGTGCTCATGTAGACGCAGGAAAGACAACCACTACTGAGCGTATTCTGTTCTACACCGGCCTGTCTCATAAAATTGGCGAAGTTCACGATGGTGCAGCAACCATGGACTGGATGGAGCAAGAGCAGGAACGCGGTATCACCATTACCTCTGCTGCGACGACCACATTTTGGCGTGGTATGCAGGCGCAATTCCCCGATCATCGTATCAACATTATCGATACTCCCGGACATGTTGACTTCACCATTGAGGTCGAGCGTTCTCTTCGTGTACTTGATGGTGCAGTGGTCGTTTTTTGTGGTTCCTCTGGTGTTGAACCTCAGTCTGAGACAGTATGGCGTCAGGCGGATAAATATCATGTTCCGAGATTAGTTTTCGTGAATAAGATGGACCGTGCTGGTGCAGATTTCTTGCGTGTGGTAAATCAAATTAAAGATCGACTAGGCGCAACCCCTGTACCGATTCAATTGAATATCGGTGCAGAAGATAAATTTAAAGGTGTTATTGATCTGTTCAAGATGAAAGCAATTAACTGGACTGAGGAAGACCAGGGAATGACTTTCACCTATGAAGATATCCCAGCAGATATGCTCGAATTGGCTGAAGAATGGCGTAGCCATATGGTGGAGTCTGCTGCTGAAGCTAATGAAGAGCTGATGGATAAATACCTGGAAGAGGGTGAATTAAGCGAAGACGAGATTAAGCTCGGTTTGCGGACTCGCACTCTGAATAATGAGATTGTTCTGGCGACTTGCGGTAGTGCATTTAAGAACAAAGGGGTTCAGGCTGTACTGGATGCTGTGATTGAATTTTTGCCGTCACCGGTCGATGTCCCATCGATTAAAGGAATTGATGAGCATGAAAATGATATCGAGCGTCACGCGGATGACTCGGAACCCTTTTCAGCACTTGCATTCAAGATCGCGACAGACCCATTTGTTGGTACTCTGACCTTTGTTCGGGTCTATTCCGGTGTATTGAATTCCGGGGATTCTGTCTACAACTCGGTCAAACAAAAACGTGAACGGGTTGGACGTATTGTTCAGTTGCATTCGAATAAACGTGAAGAAGTCAAAGAAGTTCGTGCCGGTGACATTGCTGCTGCGATTGGCTTAAAAGATGTGACAACAGGGGACACGCTTTGCGATCAAAATCATAAGGTTATTCTGGAACGAATGGAGTTTCCTCAACCTGTGATTCAAATCGCTGTAGAACCCCGCTCTAAAGCTGATCAGGAAAAAATGGGGATTGCCCTCGGAAAACTGGCAGCTGAAGATCCATCATTCCGTGTTGAAACGGATGCTGAAACTGGTCAGACATTGATATCAGGCATGGGTGAACTTCACTTGGATATCATTGTTGATCGAATGAAGCGTGAATTTAGCGTGGATTGCAACGTGGGCAAACCTCAGGTTGCTTATCGTGAAACCATTCGTGGTAAAGCGGAAGTCGAAGGCAAGTTTGTTCGCCAGTCAGGGGGACGTGGTCAGTATGGTCATGTATGGCTAAAAATTGAGCCCTCTGAGCCCGGTGAAGGCTTTGTTTTTGTCGACGAAATTGTGGGTGGGGCGATTCCTAAGGAATTCATTAACCCGGTCGCAAAAGGTATCGAGGAACAAATGAACAACGGTGTGCTTGCTGGTTATCCTGTCTTGGATATCAAAGCGACACTCTTTGATGGTTCATTCCACGATGTCGATTCAAGTGAGATAGCGTTTAAGATCGCTGGCTCAATGGCATTCAAGAAAGGAGCGCTTCAAGCGACCCCTGTTATTCTTGAACCGCTGATGAAAGTTGAAGTAACTACTCCGGAAGATTGGATGGGTGATGTCGTGGGTGACTTGAATCGCCGCCGCGGCCTTATCGAAGGTATGGATGATGGTCCGGCAGGGCTGAAGATTATGCATGCCAAAGTCCCACTTTCAGAGATGTTTGGTTACGCAACTGATCTGCGTTCTGCGACGCAAGGGCGTGCTTCGTATTCAATGGAGTTTTCTGAGTACTCAGAAGTGCCGAAAAACATTGCTGATGCAATTGTCGCTGAGCG